A single genomic interval of Spinacia oleracea cultivar Varoflay chromosome 6, BTI_SOV_V1, whole genome shotgun sequence harbors:
- the LOC130463305 gene encoding LOW QUALITY PROTEIN: DEAD-box ATP-dependent RNA helicase 8-like (The sequence of the model RefSeq protein was modified relative to this genomic sequence to represent the inferred CDS: inserted 2 bases in 2 codons; deleted 2 bases in 1 codon; substituted 1 base at 1 genomic stop codon): MTEDVTATKGNEFEDYFLXRELLMGIYEKGFERPSPIQEESIPIALTGSDILARAENGTSKTAAFCIPVLEKIDQDNNVTQAVTLVPTRELALQTSQVCKELGKHLKVQVMVTTGGTSLKDDIMRLYQPVHLLVETPGRILDLAKXGICVLKDCSMLVMDEADKLLSPEFQPSLEQSISFLPGNRQILMFSATSPVTVKDFKDRYLQKPYVINLMDELTLEGITQFYALVEERQKLHCLSTLFSKLQIKQSIXFCNSVNRVELLAKKITELGYSSFYIHAKMIQDHRNRVFHDFRNGACRNFVCTGNNIM; this comes from the exons ATGACTGAA GATGTCACTGCTACAAAAGGAAATGAATTTGAGGATTATTTCTTGTAACGTGAACTACTTATGGGAATATATGAGAAGGGATTCGAACGTCCTTCTCCAATCCAGGAGGAAAGTATACCAATTGCTTTAACAGGAAGTGATATTCTTGCAAGAGCTGAAAATGGAACTAGTAAAACA GCTGCATTTTGCATCCCTGTGCTGGAAAAAATTGACCAAGACAACAATGTAACTCAAG CTGTTACACTTGTTCCTACTAGAGAGTTAGCCCTTCAAACATCACAAGTATGTAAAGAACTTGGCAAGCATTTAAAGGTCCAGGTCATGGTAACGACAGGAGGGACTAGTTTGAAGGATGATATAATGCGTTTGTACCAACCAGTACATTTGCTAGTCGAAACACCAGGAAGAATACTAGATCTTGCAA GGGGTATATGTGTTCTGAAGGACTGCTCCATGCTTGTTATGGACGAG GCTGACAAACTTTTGTCCCCTGAATTCCAACCTTCTTTGGAGCAGTCGATTAGTTTTCTTCCTGGAAACAGGCAGATATTGATGTTTTCAGCTACTTCTCCTGTAACTGTCAAAGATTTCAAAGATAGATATTTGCAAAAGCCTTACGTCATCAACCTTATGGATGAACTTACTCTCGAAGGTATTACCCAGTTTTATGCTTTAGTTGAAGAAAGACAGAAGCTCCATTGCCTGAGCACACTTTTCTCAAAG CTGCAAATAAAGCAATCCA ATTTTTGCAATTCTGTGAATCGAGTGGAATTGTTAGCCAAGAAAATTACAGAGCTTGGTTATTCTTCCTTTTACATCCATGCGAAGATGATCCAGGACCATCGAAACAGAGTATTTCATGATTTCCGCAATGGTGCCTGCAGGAATTTTGTTTGCACAGGTAATAATATCATGTGA